The genomic segment ACTACAGCGATGACGAGTACTGAGGTGCAGACGGCGTTGACTTTTCCGCCGGCGTTCCGTAAAATAACCAATGGGCTTTTTAAGAGATCAGACGGGAAAACAAAAGTGCCCCTGTTTCCAACAGGCGTCACTTTTGTTTTTTTTATGTGTTTTCTTCGATCCTCTGACACTGGCAGGGAAAGAGAGGGAAACACCGATGACCAAATACATTTTTGTGACGGGCGGTGTGGTTTCATCTCTTGGAAAGGGCATCACGGCCGCTTCGCTCGGCCGGCTGCTCAAAAACAGGGGCCTGAGCGTCACGATCCAGAAATTTGATCCGTACATCAACGTGGACCCGGGGACGATGAGCCCGTATCAGCACGGCGAGGTGTTCGTCACGGAAGACGGGGCGGAAACCGACCTCGATTTGGGGCACTACGAGCGGTTTATCGACATCAATTTGAACCAGAACAGCAACGTCACGACGGGGAAGATCTACTCGGCGGTCATCGCCAAGGAGCGCCGCGGCGATTACCTCGGCGGCACGGTGCAGGTGATCCCGCACATCACCAACGAGATCAAGGAGCGCGTCTTCCGCGCCGGCCGCGAGACGGGCGCCGATGTCGTCATCACCGAGATTGGCGGGACCGTCGGCGACATCGAGAGCCTGCCCTTCCTGGAGGCGATTCGCCAGATCAAGAGCGACATCGGCCGCGAGAACGTGATGTACATCCACTGCACGCTGGTGCCGTATTTGCGCGCCGCGGGCGAGCTGAAGACCAAGCCGACGCAGCACAGCGTCAAGGAGCTGCGCAGCCTGGGCATTCAGCCCAACGTGATCGTCTGCCGGACGGAAAAACCGCTGTCGCCGGACATGAAGGAAAAGATCGCCCTGTTCTGCGACATCGACCCGGGCGCGGTGATCGAGGCGCGCGACGCGGACATCCTGTACGAAGTGCCGCTCATGCTGCAGGAGCAGGGCCTCGACGAGTACGTCGTTCGCTACCTCGGTTTCGACTGCGGCCCGGCCGACATGCGCGAGTGGCGGGCCTTCGTGGAGAAGATCCGCGGGCTGAAGGAGAAAACGCGCATCGCCCTGGTCGGCAAATACGTCTCCTTGCGCGACGCCTACCTCAGCGTGGCGGAAGCCCTCTTGCACGCCGGCGTGGCCAACGACACCGAGGTGGTGATCGACTGGGTCAACTCCGAGGAGGTCACCGCCGACAACGTGGACGCGCTGCTGGGTGAGGCCGACGGCATCCTCGTGCCGGGCGGGTTTGGCGATCGCGGCATCGACGGCAAGATTGCCGCCATCCGCTATGCCCGGGAGCGGCGCATTCCCTTCCTCGGCATCTGCCTCGGCATGCAGATGGCGGTGGTGGAGTTTGCCCGCCATGTGCTCGGCTGGACGGAGGCGCACAGCTCGGAGATCGACCCGGCCACGCCCTATCCGGTGATTGACCTCTTGCCGGAGCAGAAGGAGATTGAAGACCTCGGCGGCACGATGCGGCTGGGCGCTTACCCGTGCGCGATCGTGGAGGGCAGTTTGGCCCACCGCGCCTATGGGACGACGCTGGTGCGCGAGCGCCATCGCCATCGCTACGAGTTTAATAACCAGTACCGCGAGGCGC from the Calditerricola satsumensis genome contains:
- a CDS encoding CTP synthase, which encodes MTKYIFVTGGVVSSLGKGITAASLGRLLKNRGLSVTIQKFDPYINVDPGTMSPYQHGEVFVTEDGAETDLDLGHYERFIDINLNQNSNVTTGKIYSAVIAKERRGDYLGGTVQVIPHITNEIKERVFRAGRETGADVVITEIGGTVGDIESLPFLEAIRQIKSDIGRENVMYIHCTLVPYLRAAGELKTKPTQHSVKELRSLGIQPNVIVCRTEKPLSPDMKEKIALFCDIDPGAVIEARDADILYEVPLMLQEQGLDEYVVRYLGFDCGPADMREWRAFVEKIRGLKEKTRIALVGKYVSLRDAYLSVAEALLHAGVANDTEVVIDWVNSEEVTADNVDALLGEADGILVPGGFGDRGIDGKIAAIRYARERRIPFLGICLGMQMAVVEFARHVLGWTEAHSSEIDPATPYPVIDLLPEQKEIEDLGGTMRLGAYPCAIVEGSLAHRAYGTTLVRERHRHRYEFNNQYREALERAGLRVTGTSPDGRLVEIIELADHPWFVATQFHPEFTSRPNRPQPLFRDFVRAAKAYRAAR